One segment of Natronosalvus halobius DNA contains the following:
- a CDS encoding DUF7117 family protein: protein MNVRGERECTSCGTRWSYAETGSVGCPACGSLKSVGTGERTATTDRPASFDLTSVRGAVDEVANDELADRARGICREYVRNRGFVADGDLRPLDDTYLAAMELRHAADIVGRTSQLTEDEELYFLSLLRDADDGTRPDPETVPPSFYEARGLAVADAVRTYRRDLRVWVEETDQELELEDAQSTLENLIDHETRLRMLEGDVEPTIAERLLETTRHLANGVQGDVAELEAAREGLESLTKTL from the coding sequence ATGAACGTCCGCGGCGAACGCGAGTGTACGTCCTGTGGGACCCGCTGGTCGTACGCCGAGACGGGAAGCGTCGGCTGTCCAGCCTGCGGGAGCCTCAAGAGCGTCGGTACCGGCGAGCGCACGGCGACCACCGACCGGCCCGCGTCGTTCGACCTCACGAGCGTCCGCGGGGCCGTCGACGAGGTGGCCAACGACGAACTCGCCGACCGCGCCAGAGGGATCTGCCGCGAGTACGTTCGGAACCGCGGATTCGTCGCCGACGGGGACCTTCGCCCGCTCGACGACACGTACCTCGCCGCAATGGAACTCCGCCACGCCGCCGACATCGTCGGCCGAACCTCCCAACTGACCGAAGACGAAGAGCTGTACTTCCTCTCGCTGTTGCGCGATGCCGACGACGGTACGCGGCCCGACCCGGAGACGGTCCCGCCGTCCTTTTACGAGGCTCGAGGCCTCGCCGTCGCCGACGCCGTGCGCACCTATCGGCGTGATCTCCGCGTCTGGGTCGAGGAGACGGACCAGGAACTCGAACTCGAGGACGCCCAGAGCACGCTCGAGAACCTGATCGATCACGAAACCCGCCTGCGCATGCTGGAGGGCGACGTCGAGCCGACGATCGCGGAACGACTGCTCGAGACGACTCGACACCTGGCGAACGGCGTACAGGGGGACGTGGCCGAACTCGAGGCCGCACGAGAAGGCCTCGAGTCGCTGACGAAGACGCTGTAG
- a CDS encoding DUF7528 family protein — protein MTSTDAAQLRDQLADALSQTRTFTHTEATHRPDGSYVVARHGATSSGHRKVFDSFEAVVDLFEALPTTFTADDVGRSGLSGSRRHILVWHVLEHPEFPCELCRRQPLTARKV, from the coding sequence TTGACCAGTACCGACGCAGCACAGCTTCGCGACCAGCTCGCCGACGCGCTCTCGCAAACGCGAACGTTCACTCACACGGAAGCGACGCATCGTCCCGACGGGTCCTACGTCGTCGCCCGTCACGGCGCGACCTCGAGCGGGCACCGAAAGGTCTTCGACTCCTTCGAGGCGGTGGTCGACCTCTTCGAGGCGCTCCCGACGACGTTCACGGCGGACGACGTCGGCCGAAGCGGACTCTCCGGCAGTCGAAGACACATACTCGTCTGGCACGTCCTGGAGCATCCGGAATTCCCCTGTGAGTTGTGCCGTCGACAGCCGTTGACCGCTCGAAAAGTCTGA
- a CDS encoding PadR family transcriptional regulator has translation MYDLTGFQRDLLYVIAGEEEPHGLAIKEELEQYYEKEIHHGRLYPNLDTLVDKGLVEKGSRDRRTNFYTLTRRGRRELEARRDWEGQYVDL, from the coding sequence ATGTACGACTTGACAGGATTTCAGCGCGACCTCCTCTACGTGATCGCCGGCGAAGAAGAGCCACACGGCCTCGCGATCAAGGAGGAACTCGAGCAGTACTACGAGAAGGAGATCCACCACGGACGGCTCTACCCCAACCTGGACACGCTCGTCGACAAGGGACTCGTCGAGAAGGGGAGCCGCGACCGACGGACCAACTTCTACACGCTCACTCGACGCGGTCGACGTGAACTCGAGGCCCGTCGGGACTGGGAGGGCCAGTACGTCGACCTCTGA
- a CDS encoding MgtC/SapB family protein, with protein sequence MLPDAPLQIQILEAPLDEAVVRIALAGALGMFLGLEREWSQKSAGIRTFSLISLLAAVFTILVLEADVGESLLLLGGLLVIVQGVLLAVQGLMSDEDAGLSLTTSVSMLVAYGVGSLVAAEFVIEGVTVAVLSSLLLVLKRELHEFAWGLSREEMRSTTEFAILAFVIYPILPAEYNLSLGTVTIPLEPQVIWLMVVAVAGIGIVNYAIVSTYGGRGIAVTGFFGGLASSTAVVGTMLDHVRQRPEAASYAVAAILLANAAMAVRNLAIAVAFTAGSTVAPLVQAVVPLGTVIVLAFVIAFLIADWSESTVIDLENPFSLKNALGFGAVFFAVLVFGSLAETWFGTLGFYATAVASGLVSSAGATTSAVVLYRGGTLTAPEATIAILLATVSSIVVKALLAATSPDGKFKRQVAISSGVLLAGGAVATALIVV encoded by the coding sequence ATGCTACCAGACGCTCCCCTGCAGATACAGATACTCGAAGCCCCACTCGACGAGGCAGTCGTTCGAATCGCTCTCGCCGGCGCGCTCGGGATGTTCCTGGGGCTCGAGCGCGAGTGGTCACAGAAGTCCGCCGGTATCCGAACGTTTTCACTGATCAGCCTGCTCGCCGCCGTCTTCACGATTCTCGTCCTGGAAGCCGACGTCGGCGAGAGCCTGTTGCTCCTCGGCGGTCTGCTCGTCATCGTCCAGGGCGTGTTGCTCGCCGTGCAGGGGCTGATGAGCGACGAGGACGCCGGTCTCTCGCTGACGACGTCCGTCTCGATGCTGGTGGCCTACGGTGTGGGCTCGCTCGTCGCGGCGGAGTTCGTCATCGAGGGCGTGACCGTCGCCGTCCTCTCTTCGCTCCTGCTCGTGCTCAAACGCGAACTCCACGAGTTCGCGTGGGGACTCTCGCGCGAGGAGATGCGGTCGACGACGGAGTTCGCCATCCTGGCGTTCGTCATCTACCCCATCCTGCCGGCCGAGTACAATCTCTCGCTCGGTACGGTCACGATTCCGCTCGAACCCCAGGTCATCTGGCTCATGGTCGTCGCCGTCGCCGGAATCGGCATCGTCAACTACGCCATCGTCTCGACGTACGGCGGTCGCGGCATCGCCGTCACCGGGTTCTTCGGTGGCCTGGCGTCCTCGACGGCCGTCGTCGGGACGATGCTCGATCACGTCCGACAGCGACCGGAGGCGGCCTCGTACGCGGTCGCTGCGATCTTGCTGGCGAACGCGGCGATGGCGGTGCGGAACCTCGCGATTGCCGTCGCGTTCACCGCTGGAAGCACCGTCGCGCCGCTCGTCCAGGCCGTCGTTCCGCTCGGCACGGTCATCGTCCTCGCGTTCGTCATCGCGTTTCTCATCGCCGACTGGTCTGAATCCACGGTGATAGACCTCGAGAACCCGTTCTCACTGAAGAACGCCCTCGGGTTCGGGGCCGTCTTCTTCGCGGTCCTCGTCTTCGGTTCGCTGGCGGAGACCTGGTTCGGCACGCTCGGCTTTTACGCCACCGCCGTCGCGAGCGGGCTCGTCTCGAGCGCCGGGGCGACCACGTCCGCCGTCGTTCTCTATCGCGGCGGGACGCTCACCGCGCCCGAGGCGACCATCGCGATCTTGCTGGCAACGGTCTCGAGCATCGTCGTCAAGGCGTTGCTCGCGGCGACGTCCCCGGACGGGAAGTTCAAGCGCCAGGTCGCGATCTCCAGTGGTGTGCTCCTGGCCGGCGGGGCTGTCGCCACCGCGCTCATCGTCGTCTGA
- a CDS encoding aminotransferase class III-fold pyridoxal phosphate-dependent enzyme: MDRDTVEPRVETMPGKRATEWAEYHHQFAAPSTYVYDFVWDTQADAIGPFCTDVDGNVLMDFTSHVAAAPLGYNNPAVKEKLEAFDLVDPTKIAGQDFYVSGGGSPSNPDFPGPSQLMDRLIDLTDHYDMDRVFLSNSGAEAVENAIKICYASGGHRAITFDGAFHGRTLGALSLNRSKAVHRKGYPEVPGVVSVPYPSSQEHYENDWLTDGPGGNVVADKLDPKRGVVDSDEVAFLILEPVQGEGGYRVPHPEFARDVEALRDRFGLRVIADEIQSGLGRSGEMWAIDHLDLTPDVITSAKGLRVGATISRSDVFPEETGRISSTWGAGDLLASLQGVLTIDAIREQNLLENVRERGEQFRSILAERDVEGVTDVRGRGLMLALEFDTKDRREAVVEAAMKRGLLTLGCGHKTLRILPPLDVTEREVDLGSRLLLEAIDDVATQTATTA, from the coding sequence ATGGACCGAGATACGGTCGAGCCGCGAGTCGAGACGATGCCGGGCAAACGAGCGACGGAGTGGGCCGAGTACCACCACCAGTTTGCCGCCCCGAGCACCTACGTCTACGACTTCGTCTGGGATACACAGGCCGACGCCATCGGCCCGTTCTGTACAGACGTTGACGGCAACGTCCTCATGGACTTCACGAGTCACGTCGCCGCGGCCCCGCTCGGGTACAACAACCCGGCCGTGAAAGAGAAACTCGAGGCGTTCGACCTCGTCGACCCGACGAAAATCGCCGGCCAGGACTTCTACGTGAGCGGCGGTGGCTCCCCCTCGAACCCGGACTTTCCCGGACCGTCTCAGCTGATGGATCGACTGATCGACCTGACCGACCACTACGACATGGATCGAGTGTTCCTCTCGAACTCCGGAGCGGAGGCGGTCGAAAACGCGATCAAGATCTGTTACGCGAGTGGCGGCCACCGTGCGATTACGTTCGACGGTGCGTTCCACGGGCGCACCCTAGGTGCTCTCTCGCTGAACCGGTCGAAGGCCGTCCACCGGAAGGGGTACCCCGAGGTGCCCGGCGTCGTCAGCGTTCCCTACCCCTCGAGCCAGGAACACTACGAGAACGACTGGCTCACGGACGGACCCGGCGGCAACGTCGTCGCCGACAAACTCGACCCCAAACGGGGCGTCGTCGATTCCGACGAAGTGGCTTTCCTCATCCTGGAGCCGGTCCAGGGCGAGGGCGGCTACCGCGTTCCCCATCCCGAGTTCGCCCGCGACGTCGAGGCTCTCCGGGACCGGTTCGGATTGCGGGTCATCGCCGACGAGATCCAGTCCGGACTCGGCCGGAGCGGCGAGATGTGGGCGATCGACCACCTGGATCTCACCCCGGACGTCATCACCAGCGCGAAGGGACTGCGCGTCGGTGCGACCATCTCTCGTTCGGACGTCTTCCCCGAGGAGACGGGCCGCATCTCCTCGACGTGGGGCGCCGGCGACCTCCTCGCATCATTGCAGGGCGTGCTCACCATCGACGCGATTCGCGAGCAAAATCTGCTCGAGAACGTACGCGAACGCGGCGAGCAGTTCCGCTCGATCCTCGCCGAACGCGACGTCGAGGGCGTCACCGACGTGCGCGGCCGTGGCCTGATGCTCGCGCTCGAGTTCGACACCAAGGATCGCCGCGAGGCCGTCGTCGAGGCGGCGATGAAGCGTGGGCTACTCACGCTCGGCTGTGGACACAAGACGCTGCGAATCCTGCCGCCGCTCGACGTCACTGAACGCGAGGTCGACCTCGGCTCCCGGCTACTGCTCGAGGCGATCGACGACGTCGCGACGCAGACGGCGACGACCGCCTGA
- a CDS encoding proteasome subunit beta, producing MTRYSSTHDSRLGNDSRLGNDSRSGNDSRPGLEFDKRFSIPGYRTAPLAQYAPATGGGDTHDLGFSTGTTIIGIRAATGIVMAADQRMSLGGRFTANKDVRKISAVHPTAAMAISGSVGPAQEVIRRLRAEAGLYESRRGESMNLPALARTAGNLVRGLPVAPLLCGVDETGGHVYELDGSGSVVEYRYAAGGSGMQVAYGVLEGRLEDDPTPELDTATDAAIAAVEAASERDTASGDGVTTATITADGVTVDQRRAS from the coding sequence ATGACGCGATACAGCAGTACCCACGACTCGCGGCTGGGTAACGACTCGCGGCTGGGTAACGACTCGCGATCGGGTAACGACTCGCGACCGGGGCTCGAGTTCGACAAGCGATTCTCGATCCCGGGCTACCGAACCGCACCACTCGCACAGTACGCACCAGCGACCGGAGGCGGCGACACGCACGACCTCGGGTTCTCGACCGGAACGACGATCATCGGAATCAGAGCGGCGACGGGCATCGTGATGGCTGCCGACCAGCGAATGAGCCTCGGGGGCCGCTTCACCGCCAACAAGGACGTCCGAAAGATTTCGGCAGTTCATCCGACCGCGGCGATGGCCATCTCGGGATCTGTCGGCCCGGCCCAGGAGGTCATCAGGCGGCTGCGCGCCGAAGCCGGGCTCTACGAGTCCCGCCGAGGCGAATCGATGAATCTCCCCGCGCTCGCGCGAACAGCGGGAAACCTCGTCCGTGGCCTCCCCGTCGCCCCGCTCCTGTGTGGTGTCGACGAGACGGGAGGCCACGTCTACGAACTCGACGGTAGCGGGAGCGTCGTAGAATACCGCTACGCGGCCGGCGGGAGCGGCATGCAGGTCGCCTACGGCGTGCTCGAGGGACGGCTCGAGGACGACCCGACGCCCGAACTCGATACGGCGACGGACGCCGCGATCGCCGCCGTCGAGGCTGCGAGTGAGCGCGATACCGCGAGCGGTGACGGGGTGACCACCGCTACGATCACGGCCGATGGCGTGACCGTCGACCAACGGAGGGCGAGCTGA
- a CDS encoding archaeal proteasome endopeptidase complex subunit alpha, which produces MMQSDQQAYDRGTSIFSPDGRLYQVEYAREAVARGSPVVGVETTDGVVFAADSRTPSPLLANDSVEKLHDLDGRLAAASAGHVADARRLVDYARRYTQEERLRYGEPPGVEPVATAVADHVQETTQSGGTRPFGTALLLGGVDPEPRLYELDPSGLTRRWRATAIGGDSEAIRASLEATYEANLDGDEGVRIALQALADARDEEWSGGSVDIGVIDSSGIDRFDSQRCAQALVDAGLT; this is translated from the coding sequence CTGATGCAGTCGGACCAGCAGGCCTACGACCGCGGGACGTCGATCTTCTCGCCGGACGGCCGGCTCTACCAGGTCGAGTACGCTCGCGAGGCTGTCGCTCGAGGGAGTCCCGTCGTCGGGGTGGAAACGACCGATGGCGTCGTGTTCGCCGCCGACAGCCGAACGCCCTCTCCCTTGCTCGCGAACGACAGCGTCGAGAAACTCCACGATCTCGACGGGCGACTGGCCGCCGCGAGCGCGGGCCACGTCGCCGACGCACGTCGTCTCGTGGATTACGCTCGTCGGTACACTCAGGAGGAGCGACTCCGGTACGGGGAGCCGCCGGGTGTCGAACCGGTCGCCACGGCCGTGGCCGACCACGTCCAGGAGACGACCCAGTCGGGCGGCACCCGACCGTTCGGGACCGCGCTCCTGCTCGGTGGGGTCGACCCGGAACCGCGGCTCTACGAACTCGACCCCTCCGGGCTGACCCGGCGCTGGCGAGCGACGGCGATCGGCGGCGACAGCGAGGCGATTCGGGCGTCCCTCGAGGCGACCTACGAGGCCAACCTGGACGGTGACGAGGGCGTCCGGATCGCGCTCCAGGCGCTCGCGGATGCTCGAGACGAGGAGTGGTCCGGTGGGTCGGTCGACATCGGTGTAATCGACTCGAGTGGAATCGATCGGTTCGATTCACAGCGGTGTGCACAGGCGCTGGTGGACGCCGGACTCACGTAA
- a CDS encoding response regulator gives MISVSENKSIPDILLVEDNPGDVRLTQEALRDAKFDARLHIALDGIEALNFLKDGESPCPDLILLDLNLPRKDGFDVMEEIRNDPDLTHLPILVLTSSTAKEDILSSYERYVNAYLTKPDDPGSFVELVQIVEEFWIGNVRLPSCS, from the coding sequence TTGATTTCTGTGAGTGAAAATAAATCCATTCCCGACATTCTGCTTGTAGAGGATAATCCCGGAGATGTTCGACTAACACAGGAAGCCTTACGGGATGCTAAGTTTGACGCGAGATTGCATATCGCCTTAGATGGCATTGAGGCGCTAAATTTCTTGAAAGATGGAGAATCACCCTGTCCCGATCTTATATTATTAGATTTGAATCTCCCACGTAAAGATGGATTCGACGTGATGGAAGAGATCAGAAACGATCCTGATTTGACTCATCTTCCAATACTTGTGTTGACCAGTTCAACAGCCAAAGAGGATATTCTTTCGAGCTATGAGCGATATGTAAACGCTTACTTAACAAAGCCTGACGATCCGGGATCTTTTGTCGAATTAGTACAGATTGTTGAGGAGTTTTGGATTGGGAATGTCCGGCTTCCGTCATGTTCTTAA
- a CDS encoding DUF7344 domain-containing protein: MDRLFTALSAGPRRRILAELNNQPADGVQVPEAILNDGEVRRDLEIALHHKHLPLLNDYGFINWDPETNRVTKGRRFDDVQPVLESLNDQADEVSIPCPRKGQS, translated from the coding sequence ATGGACCGACTCTTCACGGCATTGTCCGCTGGCCCGCGTCGCCGAATCCTGGCCGAATTGAACAACCAGCCAGCAGATGGCGTCCAGGTCCCCGAGGCAATTCTCAATGACGGGGAGGTACGTAGAGATCTCGAAATCGCGTTGCACCACAAGCACCTCCCCCTGCTGAATGATTACGGTTTCATCAACTGGGACCCAGAGACGAACAGAGTAACGAAGGGGCGCAGATTTGACGACGTTCAACCAGTTCTTGAATCGCTCAACGACCAGGCCGACGAGGTCAGCATTCCGTGCCCCAGAAAGGGCCAGTCGTAG
- a CDS encoding DUF7351 domain-containing protein codes for MDCESIALPEPCPFCEETELVATVTDNVSRVACQSCGAPILELSFPPSGYVTREADSIPTALDSYHRHRIRTFTDRVCPDCGGETTADVEPVIRTADDEADGPDRVQLAFKCEACGSALRCPVTLAVLEHPAVVSFYHEHNRDVQERSLWNVGREWRERVVSSDPWCLLVSTRLEDETLILYVGGDGTVVDSRRRPITDDDARSDSGSDAESNANEPSTTEDDETQPALETDSSDESATV; via the coding sequence GTGGACTGCGAGTCGATCGCCCTCCCCGAACCCTGCCCGTTCTGCGAGGAGACCGAACTGGTCGCGACCGTCACCGACAACGTCTCTCGAGTGGCGTGCCAGTCCTGTGGCGCACCGATTCTGGAACTGTCGTTCCCGCCGAGCGGGTATGTGACTCGTGAGGCGGATTCGATACCGACAGCCCTCGACTCCTACCACCGACACCGCATTCGGACGTTCACCGACCGCGTCTGCCCCGACTGCGGCGGGGAGACGACGGCGGACGTCGAACCAGTGATTCGGACGGCCGACGACGAGGCCGACGGTCCAGACCGCGTCCAACTGGCCTTCAAATGTGAGGCCTGCGGATCGGCCCTTCGCTGTCCGGTCACACTCGCGGTCCTCGAGCACCCCGCGGTCGTCTCGTTCTACCACGAACACAACCGCGACGTCCAGGAGCGCTCGCTCTGGAACGTCGGTCGCGAGTGGCGCGAACGCGTCGTCTCGAGCGATCCGTGGTGTCTCCTCGTGAGTACCAGACTCGAGGACGAGACGTTGATTCTCTACGTCGGTGGGGACGGGACTGTCGTGGATAGCCGCCGACGGCCGATTACCGACGACGACGCCAGGTCCGATTCCGGGTCCGACGCGGAGTCGAATGCGAACGAACCATCGACGACTGAGGACGACGAGACGCAACCCGCGCTCGAGACGGACTCGAGCGACGAGAGCGCGACTGTCTGA
- a CDS encoding winged helix-turn-helix domain-containing protein, translating to MDTGSVEDGPAPSDAFQALGNEIRMRTVRTLLSDGPCTFSELFEASDTDTSSGFAYHLRQLTGEFVRQR from the coding sequence ATGGATACCGGATCCGTCGAGGACGGCCCAGCCCCCAGCGACGCGTTCCAGGCGCTCGGAAACGAGATCCGGATGCGAACCGTCCGGACGCTGCTCTCGGACGGCCCGTGCACGTTCTCGGAACTGTTCGAGGCGAGCGACACCGACACGTCGTCGGGGTTCGCCTACCACCTCCGACAGCTAACCGGCGAGTTCGTCCGACAACGCTAG